From a single Arachis hypogaea cultivar Tifrunner chromosome 3, arahy.Tifrunner.gnm2.J5K5, whole genome shotgun sequence genomic region:
- the LOC112789072 gene encoding actin-depolymerizing factor 5, producing MAMAFKMATTGMWVTDECKNSFMEMKWKKVHRYIVFKIDEGSRLVKVDKVGAPGEGYADLAASLPKDDCRYAVFDFDFVTVDNCRKSKIFFIAWSPTASRIRAKILYATSKDGLRRALDGISYELQATDPAEMGFDVIQDRAK from the exons ATGGCGATGGCATTCAAGATG GCGACAACAGGGATGTGGGTGACGGATGAGTGCAAGAACTCATTCATGGAGATGAAGTGGAAGAAGGTTCACAGATACATAGTGTTCAAGATCGATGAAGGCTCAAGGCTTGTCAAAGTCGACAAGGTCGGTGCTCCCGGCGAGGGCTATGCCGATCTTGCCGCTTCCTTGCCTAAAGATGACTGCAGATATGCCGTCTTCGACTTCGATTTTGTCACGGTTGATAACTGCCGCAAAAGCAAGATATTCTTCATTGCATG GTCTCCAACAGCATCAAGGATAAGAGCTAAGATTCTATATGCAACATCGAAGGATGGTCTGAGAAGAGCATTGGATGGAATCAGCTATGAGCTTCAGGCCACGGATCCAGCTGAGATGGGATTCGATGTAATTCAAGACAGGGCTAAATAA
- the LOC112789070 gene encoding uncharacterized protein, which yields MGSNNEDPSSSPSHPLLEPHSPDSQESFIHISYNHGPRSFKDLPFFILFLLFSLSTFAFGIFSIFHRNPNYPASLSSFSFNPTTQTCTTSTSTSTTYFLLSLNSTYYSSNFVEDLTWTLVITFILSIPICWLLLLFLKHYTKHLVYATLPFFIVIPIFLNVYWFVVCTVSSTCSDVFPMVYRILVLVFLFLVIGVIVWILVANWHRVELTISIIGVASNALSWNLGLFGVLPCLTIGLLLYYVPMVVFMVFATFNGKVVPKGLEGDEIGCVWKQDSWVPAYFALAILTMLWSATAMVEAQVYVISGTIAHWYFSKDDQVPRKSITNSIRNAFGPSVGTVCLSGLLMCVVRMVRSAVDSARQEDAPGIVNLILRCCVNAFLAAVDFLNKFTINFAAITGEAYCTSARMTYELLRRNLLSAVFVETISSRILAGIIFVLSAIYTIVVCVILKTTTSLGSDSYLVAALAWLLLIIVLGFFVHVLDIVIDSIYVCYAIDRDSGEVCKQDVHEVYVHLPISRSSRQSNVVTRILGV from the exons ATGGGTAGCAACAACGAGGACCCAAGCTCTTCCCCATCGCACCCTCTTCTTGAACCTCACTCACCTGACTCACAAGAATCCTTCATTCACATATCATACAACCATGGCCCTCGTTCCTTCAAGGACCTTCCTTTCTTCatcctctttctcctcttctctctttccaCTTTCGCCTTCGGCATCTTCTCCATCTTCCACAGAAACCCCAACTACCCTGCTTCCCTCTCTTCCTTCTCCTTCAACCCAACCACCCAAACCTgcaccacctccacctccacctccaccacctACTTCCTCCTCTCCCTCAATTCTACCTACTATTCCTCCAATTTTGTTGAGGACTTGACATGGACCCTCGTTATCACCTTCATTCTCAGCATACCCATTTGCTGGCTACTCCTCCTTTTTCTCAAGCATTATACCAAACACCTTGTCTACGCTACTCTCCCCTTCTTCATCGTCATCCCCATCTTCCTCAACGTTTACTGGTTCGTTGTATGCACTGTCAGCTCCACTTGCAGCGATGTTTTCCCCATGGTATACCGCATTCTCGTTCTCGTCTTCCTCTTCCTCGTGATTGGGGTAATCGTGTGGATCCTCGTTGCGAATTGGCACCGTGTTGAGCTCACAATCAGCATAATCGGTGTGGCATCAAACGCGCTTTCTTGGAACCTGGGTTTGTTCGGGGTGCTACCCTGTTTGACCATTGGCCTTTTGCTCTACTATGTTCCCATGGTGGTATTCATGGTTTTTGCCACGTTTAACGGCAAAGTTGTGCCGAAAGGTTTGGAAGGTGATGAAATTGGATGTGTTTGGAAGCAGGATAGTTGGGTGCCGGCTTATTTTGCGCTGGCAATACTCACTATGCTGTGGTCCGCAACGGCGATGGTTGAGGCGCAGGTTTATGTGATCAGTGGGACTATTGCTCACTGGTATTTCTCAAAGGATGATCAAGTTCCAAGAAAGAGTATTACAAATTCTATAAG AAATGCTTTTGGTCCTTCTGTGGGAACCGTATGTTTGTCAGGATTGCTTATGTGTGTTGTCCGAATGGTTCGTTCTGCGGTTGATAGTGCTAGACAAGAAGATGCTCCGGGGATAGTTAACCTGATATTGCGATGCTGTGTGAATGCCTTCCTGGCAGCAGTGGATTTTCTTAATAAGTTTACCATCAACTTTGCCGCAATAACTGGTGAGGCTTACTGCACATCTGCAAGGATGACATATGAACTTCTAAGACGTAATCTTCTGTCTGCTGTTTTTGTGGAGACCATCTCATCTCGCATCCTGGCCGGAATTATCTTTGTCCTGTCGGCAATATACACAATTGTG GTATGTGTTATATTAAAGACCACAACGAGTCTTGGGTCCGATTCATATCTAGTAGCAGCGCTAGCTTGGTTGCTGCTGATCATAGTGCTGGGGTTCTTTGTGCATGTACTAGACATTGTAATCGACTCAATTTATGTCTGCTATGCCATAGACCGTGATAGCGGAGAAGTCTGCAAACAAGATGTCCATGAGGTTTATGTTCACTTGCCCATTAGCAGGAGTAGCAGACAATCTAATGTTGTAACAAGAATTCTAGGTGTGTAA